TAAGAAAGAATTGATTGTCGCAACGGCTGAAGGATCCCTGTCTCTCAAACAAGTTCAACCAGCAGGGAAACCTAAGATGGACATTGCTTCCTTCCTCAACGGTGTGGGACGAACTTTGACAGTAGGAGAACGATTTGGTGATTAAAGTAGAAACGGCTAGAAGTTTAGCCTTGGAGGTGCTAGAGGACGTCCTTGTCAATCAAGCATACTCCAATATCGCCTTAAATAAACACCTCAAGGGAAGTCAACTGTTAGCAGCAGATAAGGGCTTGGTGACAGAGCTGGTCTATGGAACTGTAGCACGAAAACTTACACTAGAGTGGTACGTTTCTCACTTTATCGAGGATAGAGACAAGCTAGACAGCTGGCTCTATGTTTTGCTTCTCATGAGCGTTTATCAACTCCAATACCTGGATAAGTTGCCTGACCATGCAGTGGTTCATGAAGCGGTTGAAATTGCTAAAAGTCGCAAAAAAGGTAGTGAAAAATTAATCAATGCTGTTCTGCGCCGTATCTTGCGAGAAGGGTTGCCAGATATTGCTAGTATCAAACGTAAGAACAAGCGTGATTCTATCGCCTACTCTTTGCCAGTATGGTTAGTTTCTAAGCTCAAGGAAGAGTATGGAGAAGAGCGAGCGCAAGCGATTTTTGAGAGTCTTTTGCAACGCAATAAAGCCAGTATCCGGGTGATAGATTTGAGTCGAAAAGAGGAAATCAAAAAAATGCTTGGTGCAAGTGATTCCATTTTGTCGGCTGCAGGTTTGGTCAAAGAGCAGGGGCATTTTGCTGGTCATGACTTGTTTGTAGAAGGTGCTATTACTATTCAAGATGAGTCTAGTCAGTTGGTGGCTCCGACACTAGATTTGCAAGGAGACGAGCAGGTTTTGGATGCCTGTGCCGCTCCTGGTGGGAAAACAACCCATATGGCTTCTTTTCTGACGACAGGTCAAGTAACGGCTTTGGATCTCTACGACCATAAACTCACGTTGATTCAAGAGAATGCAGAGCGTTTAGGCCTAGCAGACCGTGTACAAACACAAAAACTGGATGCCAGAAAAGTGCATGAGTTTTTTGGCAAGGATCAATTTGATAAAATTCTAGTCGATGCCCCTTGCTCAGGGATTGGACTTTTGCGTCGGAAACCTGATATCAAATACAACAAAGACACTGCTGATTTCGCATCATTACAGGAAATTCAGCTGGAAATATTAGGTAGTGTTTGTCAAACGCTACGTAAAGGTGGTATAATAACTTATAGTACCTGCACTATTGTCTCTGAGGAGAACTTTCAAGTTGTTCAAGCATTTTTAGAAAGCCATCCCGAGTTCGAGCAGGTTAAACTAGAACACGAATGCAAGGATATTCTGAAAGATGGTTGTATCCTCATTACTCCTGAATTGTATGGAAGTGATGGATTCTTTATCAGCCAATTTCGCAAGATATCCAATTAGGAAGGAACTGACACAATGGAGATTTCATTATTAACAGATGTGGGTCAGAAACGTACAAATAATCAAGACTATGTCAATCTTTTTGTCAACCGTGCCGGTCGCACGATGATCATCTTGGCTGACGGGATGGGAGGACACCGAGCGGGTAATATTGCCAGTGAGATGGCGGTAACGGATTTAGGTGCTGCCTGGGTAGATACTCAGATTGACACTGTGAATGAAGTTCGAGAATGGTTTGCAGAACACCTAGAAATTGAAAATCAAAAGATTTATCAATTGGGGCGTGATGAAGCATATAAAGGAATGGGGACAACTCTAGAAGCCCTTGCAATCATTGATAATCAAGCTATCTATGCTCATATTGGTGATTCTCGTATTGGCTTGATTCGTGGGGAAGAGTACCACCAATTAACGAATGATCATTCATTAGTTAATGAGTTGCTCAAGGCAGGTCAATTAACACCTGAAGAAGCTGAAGCGCATCCACAAAAAAATATCATTACTCAGTCTATTGGACAAAAGGATGAGATTCAACCTGATTTAGGGATCATGAGCTTGGAACCGGGTGACTATATCGTTATAAATAGTGATGGTCTAACCAACATGATTTCAGGAAGTGAAATCTATGACATCGTGACAAGTGATATTTCACTTGAAGACAAGGCGGCAACCTTAGTACGTTTTGCAAACAATGCCGGAGGGCTTGACAACATCACGGTTGCCTTGATTGCGATTGAGGAGGAATCAAAATGATCCAGATCGGCAAGATATTTGCCGGACGATATCGGATTATCAAACAAATTGGCCGTGGAGGAATGGCAGATGTCTACCTGGCCAAAGATTTGATTCTTGATGGGGAAGAGGTTGCTGTGAAGGTCCTAAGGACCAACTATCAGACGGACCCTATCGCTGTTGCACGTTTTCAGCGTGAAGCGCGTGCGATGGCAGACCTAGATCATCCTCATATCGTTCGAATTACGGATATCGGTGAAGAAGACGGTCAACAGTACCTAGCTATGGAATATGTAGCTGGGCTTGACCTCAAACGCTATATCAAAGAACACTACCCTCTATCAAACGAGGAAGCTGTTCGTATCATGGGTCAAATTCTCTTGGCGATGCGTTTAGCGCATGCAAAGGGGATTATTCACCGAGATTTAAAACCTCAAAATATACTCTTGACTCCTGATGGAACTGCAAAAGTGACTGACTTTGGGATTGCAGTGGCCTTTGCAGAAACTAGTTTGACACAGACCAACTCCATGTTGGGTTCTGTTCATTATCTATCACCTGAGCAGGCGCGTGGTTCTAAAGCGACCATACAGAGTGATATTTATGCAATGGGAATTATCTTTTTCGAAATGTTGACAGGTCATATTCCTTATGATGGTGATAGTGCTGTGACCATTGCACTTCAACATTTCCAAAAACCACTTCCTTCTGTCATTGCTGAAAATCCATCAGTACCACAATCCTTGGAAAACGTAGTTATAAAAGCGACAGCTAAAAAGTTAACAGACCGTTATCAAACTGTCTCAGAGATGTATGTTGACTTATTGAGCAGCCTTTCTTATAACCGTCGAAATGAACCAAAGTTAGTATTTGAAGATACGAGTAAAGTTGATACAAAAACTTTACCGAAAATGTCACAGTCTACCTTAACAGCGATTCCTAAAGTGCAACCGAAGGAAGAAGCTCCACAGAGCCAAAATCCGGCTAAAAAGGCACCGGGTAAAGAAGCTGTTGCAAAACCAGTCAAGAAGCGTCGTTTTAAAGCGAGATATTTGGTGCTTTTAGCCAGCTTTATACTTGTTTTAGCTTCTCTCTTTTGGATTGTATCGAAAACACCAGCAACTGTTGAAATTCCAAATGTTGCAGGACAAACTGTAGCTGAAGCTAAGGAAAAACTTAAAAAAGCTAATTTTGAAATTGGTGAAGAGAAGTCTGAAGCTAGTGATACAGTAGAAGAAGGCCGAGTTATTCGAACAGATCCAAATGCTGGTTCAGCTCGCAAGGAAGGGACTAAAGTCAATCTTATTATTTCTTCAGGTCAGCAATCGTTTAAGATTGGAAACTATGTTGGACGCAAATCTACGGACGTCATAGCAGAACTGAAAGGGAAAAAAGTCCCTGAAAATCTCATTAAAGTTGTAGAAGAAGAATCAAGTGAAACAGAGGCAGGCCTTGTTATGAAACAGAGTTTGTCAGAAGGAACCACTTATGATCTCAGTAAGGCGACAGAGATTACTTTGACAGTAGCCAAGAAGGTAACAACTGTTCCTATGCCAAGTTATATTGGATCAAGCCTTGAATTTACCAAGAATAACTTGATTCAGATTGTAGGTGTAAAAGAGGCTAATATTGAAGTGGTAGAGGTCTCAACAGCTCCTGAAGGAACTGCTGAAGAGACTGTAGTTAGTCAAAGTCCAAAACCAGGTGAAGGTGTAGATTTGAATAAAACTCGGATTAAGATTTCTATCTATAAGCCGAAAACAACTACGACAACAACAAATCCTTTACAAGTAAATCCAAATCGTGGAGAGACTTCGCCACAGATTAGAGAACCTCAAACTACTACAGCTCCATCATCTAATGTTCCGTCTGAGAATCATAATGGTGATCACTAATCAATCTTTGTCACAGTTTTTGTGGCAAAGATTTTTTTTCCTTAAAATTTATGATAAAATAAAAGAAGTTTAAAAAGGAGGGGAACATGGACGAATCAAGAAAACTGAACGCAGTTATTGATCTCATTATGCTAGCAGGAACGATTCTGCTTCGCAATGGCTCTGAAATTTATCGTGTCGAAGATACTATGATTCGGATTGCGCATTCACAAGGCATTATGGATTGTAATGTTTTGGCCATGCCTGCAGCCATTTTTTTCTCCATTGAGAACACAAATATCTCTCGAATGAAACGAGTGACTTCCTCTTCCTATAATATCGAGAAGGTTTGCGATGTCAATCAGATTTCACGGCAGCTTGTATCAGGGCAGCTTGATTTGGAGACAGCCTTTATCCGACTCAAAGAATTGAATACCAAGCCCTCACCTTATACCAATGTTCAATTGACGGTTGCGGCGACCTTTAGTGCTCCTTTCTTTTCAATCATGTTCGGGGGGAATGTCTACGATGCCATTGGTGCAGGAGTGGCAACCATATTTGCTTTCACCTGTTCTCTTTACGTAGAAAAATTTATTCGTATTCCCTTTATGACAGCTTTTGCAGGTGCTCTTGTTTTTGGTTTGATTGCACAATTTTGGGCGCGCTATTCTGGCTTTCCTTCGACAGCTGATTTGGTCATTGCAGGTGCGGTCATGCCGTTTGTACCGGGAATTGCTCTGACCAATGCTGTTAGAGATATTATGACCAATCACATTAACTCTGGTATGAGCAAGATGTTTGAATCCTTGCTGGTTACCCTTGCCTTAGGGGCAGGCACCTCTGTCGCCCTCCTACTCATGAACTAATATGACTCTAACAACATTTTTATTGCAGGCTCTAGCTAGTCTGCTAGCTATTATCACTTTTTTAATCGTTTTAAACGTCCAACGTTCCATGCTCATTCCTGGCGGAGTTTTGGGAATGTCAATCTGGCTGCTCTATCTAATACTCAAGGAGCCAACTAATGTTATTTTGGCGACCTTTATTGCTGCGGTGATTGGTTCTTGTGTTAGCCAGATTATGAGTATTCTCTACAAAACTCCAGCAGTGGTTTTTGCCCTAGCTATTCTGGCACCACTAGTGCCAGGTTATCTGTCCTATCGAACCACTTCCTTCTTCGTTACAGGTGACTACGGCCATGCCATTTCTAGTGCCATGTTAGTCATGATGTTGGCTCTCGTTATCTCCATTGGAATGGCCAGTGGGACAGTTCTGTTGAAATTGTATCATTATCTCAAAAAGAATCGAGCTAGCTAAGACTCGATTTTTTCGTGGGTAGAGTGGCTGAAAGAATATGGATGCTCCGATGGAAATGAACTTGATTTGGGGAATCAAGTCTTTTTTCGCTCATTTGACTTCAATTGTGATAAAATAGAGGTGAACGAATTTTTACAATGAATGATAAAAATAGAGGTAAATATGACAATCGGTATTGATAAGATTGGTTTTGCGACCAGTCAATACGTTTTGAAATTACAAGATTTAGCAGAAACCCGAGGAATTGATCCTGAAAAATTGAGTAAAGGACTCCTTTTAAAAGAATTGAGTATCGCTCCTTTAACAGAGGATATTGTTACCTTGGCTGCTAGTGCAGGGAATTCTATCCTGACTGAAGAAGAGAAGCAAGAGATTGATATGGTTATCGTAGCGACAGAGTCTGGGATTGACCAGAGTAAAGCTGCAGCTGTCTTTGTACACGGTTTACTTGGGATTCAACCTTTTGCTCGTAGTTTTGAAATCAAGGAAGCTTGCTATGGTGCAACTGCGGCTCTTCACTATGCTAAGTTACATGTAGAAAATTCTCCTAAATCAAAGGTTCTGGTGCTTGCTAGTGATATTGCAAGATATGGTGTCGAAACTCCTGGAGAACCAACTCAAGGTGCAGGATGTGTTGCTATGTTGATTAGCCAAAATCCACGTGTGATGATTTTCAACAATGATAATGTTGCACAAACTCGTGATATCATGGATTTTTGGCGTCCAAACTATTCGACAACACCATTTGTAAATGGGGTTTACTCAACGCAACAATATCTTGATAGTTTAAAAACGACTTGGGAAGAGTATCAAAAGCGTTATGACTGTAATTTGAACGATTTTGAGGCTGTATGTTTCCACTTACCTTATCCGAAGCTAGCTCTCAAGGGTTTGAAGAAAATTCTCGACAAATCCTTGCCTCAAGAGAAGAAGGACTTGCTTCAAAAGCACTTTGATGAATCTATTATTTATAGCCAAAAAGTTGGGAACATTTATACAGGTTCACTCTTCTTAGGTCTCTTGTCTCTTCTTGAAAATTCTGATAGTCTTAAAGCAGGAGACAAGATTGCTCTCTATAGCTACGGTAGTGGTGCTGTATCTGAGTTCTTCAGTGTGGAATTGGTTGAAGGCTATGAACAGCAATTGCAGAAAAATCGCTTAGAATTGCTAGACCAGCGTCAAGCATTGAGCGTAGCTGATTATGAACGAATCTTCTTTGAGGAAGCAAACTTGGATGAGTCAGGTTCTGCAACCATGTCAGGCTATGAAGGACAGGACTATGCTCTGGTTGAGATTGTAGAACACCAACGTCGCTACAGCAAGGTTGAAAAATAATGAAAAAAAATTGGAATGGATTTGCTAAAAAATCAATTCAAGAGCGCCTTGAGTTCGTTAAGTCTCAGGCGCTTACTTCTATGGAAGCCCAAGAAAGTCTTGAGCAAAATGAAAATCTTAGTATAGCAGTTGCGGACCAACTGAGTGAAAATGTAGTGGGGACTTTCTCACTACCCTACTCAGTAGTGCCAGAAGTACTGGTAAATGGTCAAGAGTACACCGTTCCTTATGTGACCGAAGAGCCATCTGTCGTTGCTGCGGCTAGTTTTGCTAGTAAGATTATCAAACGTGCGGGTGGCTTTACTGCTCAGGTTCATCAACGCCAAATGATTGGTCAGGTAGCTCTTTATCAGGTTCCAGATAGGGATAAAGCATGTCAGGCTATTTTGAGTCAGAAAGCAGAGCTACTCGAACAAGCAAATCAAGCCTATCCATCTATTGTCAAACGTGGTGGTGGCGCTCGTGATTTAAGAGTTGAATTTATTTCTGGTGAGTCGGACTTTTTAGTGGTTTATCTTCATGTGGATACTCAAGAAGCCATGGGAGCTAACATGCTTAATACCATGTTGGAGGCTTTAAAACCTAGTCTAGAAGCTCTGAGCCAAGGGCAAAGTTTAATGGGGATTCTATCCAACTACGCAACAGATTCATTAGTAACTGCAACCTGCCGCATCGCCTTTCGATATTTGAGTCGCCAAAAAGATGAAGCGCGTGAACTGGCAGAAAAAATGGTTTTAGCCAGCCAGTTTGCTCAAGCAGATCCTTATCGAGCAGCTACTCACAACAAGGGAATTTTTAATGGGATTGATGCCCTCTTGATTGCGACTGGAAATGACTGGCGTGCCATTGAAGCAGGAGCTCATGCCTATGCAAGTCATGATGGTAGCTATAAAGGTCTCAGTCGTTGGACTATGGATTTGGAAACAGAAGAACTCATTGGTGATCTGACTATGCCCATGCCTGTTGCTACCAAAGGTGGTTCGATTGGTCTCAATCCTCGAGTCGTCATCAGTCATGAGTTGTTAGGCCATCCATCCGCCAAAGAATTGGCTCAAATTATCGTTTCAATTGGTCTCGCCCAAAACTTTGCAGCTCTTAAAGCTCTGGTCAGTACAGGGATTCAGCATGGACACATGAAACTTCAAGCGAAGTCTCTAGCCCTCCTTGCAGGAGCTACAGAGGTAGAAGTGCCTAAGTTGGTAGAAAGCTTGATTGCTGAAAAAACCTTTAATTTAGAAAAAGCCCAAACACTTTTGAAACATTTAAGATCATAAAAAACTCAGACTAAAACAGTCTGAGTTTTCTTGTGCTTAAATACTTTTACCTGGTAAGAGACTAACGGGTAAGAAATAACCTGTTGTGGCAACCTCTTTGCCTTCAATTTTTTGCAGTAGTAAATCAACTGTCAGGCGAGCAATTTCTTCCATAGGTTGTTTAATGGTAGTGAGGTGAGGATAGAAATTTTCAATGAAATAAGTTCCGTCATAGCCAATCACCTTAAGCTGTTCAGGAACAGAGATACCAAGCTCCTGGGCGATTTTGATAATGAGGATAGCTGTCAAATCATCCGATGCAAAGATGGCGTCGGGTTTTTGTTTGGTTAGGATATTTTTGATTTCCATTTCCTTACGAAGAGGAGAAAAATCACTGGAAACATTGATAATAGGAGCCTTTGGTAAGATCGAAGCGAAACCTGCATGACGAAGACCAGTTGGAGAGTTGGAATTGTCATTACCTGTAATCATGATGATCGATTTGGCTCCGGTTTTAGCCAAGGTCTGAGCGGCTAGGACTCCGCCAGCATAGTTATCAGAAGAAACAACAGGAATGTCTGGAGATAGGTTACGGTCGAATGAAATGATTGGAGCCGTCACGCGATTGTAGTCCTCAATCCCAAGGTTGTGACTTCCCGAAATGATACCGTCCACCTGGTTAGCTTCTAACATTTCGATGTATTCGCGTTCTTTTTCCGAATCGTGTTCACTATTACAGATGATGGTCTTGTAACCTTTTTTGAAGAGTTCGTGTTCCAATTTATCAATCAATTCAGCATAGAAAATATGGCTGATTTTAGGGAAAATCAAACCGATTAACTTGGCTGATTTACCTTGAAGACTGCGAGCTAGGTTGTTGGGTTTATAGCCCAGCTCACGCATAGCATCATTGACTTTTTGAATGGTTTTTTCTGACAGATAACCCTTTTTGTTGATGACACGTGAAACAGTAGTAGGGCTGACGCCAGCTAATTTTGCGACATCAGTTAGTTTTGCGACCATATTCTAATTCGTAGTATGTTCCAGTTGGGTTTCCAGATTTAATCACGATTCCATTTTGGTTCTCATGTGGGAAGACACGACCAGAAAATACTTTTTCTCCTTTATTAATGAAAATTTCAAAGACTGAATTATCGATGAAGATATTTACAGTAGCGGCTTGGTTATCAATTGGACATGAGCGAGTAGTTCCAAATTCTTGAGCATATTGCTCACCTGCTTGACTGCGGTCAACGGTTACTTGGCCATTGACAAGATCGAAATTGATAGAGAGCCCCTTGCCGTCTTTATCAGCAAGAAGGATGATTTCACTTTGGCTATTAGCCTCTAAGTTTAGTTCAAGTTCGTAGGTGTTCTTAGTTTCAAATCGATTTGAAAATTCCTCTTTTGAAGCACGGAGGTCCTTGATGGCTGCTACAGGATACTGATAGAGTTTTCCATCTTTAATAGTTAATTCTTTGACCAATGAGAAAGTTCCTTGGTGATCAAAGCGATCAGATGGATAAGACACATCTGGTAAACCAAGCCAACTAACAGCAAGGGCACGTCCATCAGGGGCATTGAAGGCTTGAGTGGCATAGGCTTCAAATCCATAATCAAGATTGTGAAGTTCAGACACATCTACCATACGAGCATTTTCTGGGTCAAAGGAAGCACCGATTTTATACATATTTGGATAGATATTGTCATAGTCAAGAACCTTTTTATCCAAACCTTGTGGGCAGTAAAGAAGGACAGGTTGTTCTCCGACAAAGACAAGATTTGGGCACTCCATCATATAAGCAGTGCGGTCATTGTTGAAGTCAAGGTCACCAACTTCTTGCCAGTTTGTATAATCATTATCGATAGCCTTATAGAGACGAACAAAACCTTTTTTCTCCAAGTCCTGACCACCGACGATAGCGTAGTATTGG
The window above is part of the Streptococcus sp. Marseille-Q6470 genome. Proteins encoded here:
- the rsmB gene encoding 16S rRNA (cytosine(967)-C(5))-methyltransferase RsmB, whose translation is MIKVETARSLALEVLEDVLVNQAYSNIALNKHLKGSQLLAADKGLVTELVYGTVARKLTLEWYVSHFIEDRDKLDSWLYVLLLMSVYQLQYLDKLPDHAVVHEAVEIAKSRKKGSEKLINAVLRRILREGLPDIASIKRKNKRDSIAYSLPVWLVSKLKEEYGEERAQAIFESLLQRNKASIRVIDLSRKEEIKKMLGASDSILSAAGLVKEQGHFAGHDLFVEGAITIQDESSQLVAPTLDLQGDEQVLDACAAPGGKTTHMASFLTTGQVTALDLYDHKLTLIQENAERLGLADRVQTQKLDARKVHEFFGKDQFDKILVDAPCSGIGLLRRKPDIKYNKDTADFASLQEIQLEILGSVCQTLRKGGIITYSTCTIVSEENFQVVQAFLESHPEFEQVKLEHECKDILKDGCILITPELYGSDGFFISQFRKISN
- a CDS encoding Stp1/IreP family PP2C-type Ser/Thr phosphatase, with protein sequence MEISLLTDVGQKRTNNQDYVNLFVNRAGRTMIILADGMGGHRAGNIASEMAVTDLGAAWVDTQIDTVNEVREWFAEHLEIENQKIYQLGRDEAYKGMGTTLEALAIIDNQAIYAHIGDSRIGLIRGEEYHQLTNDHSLVNELLKAGQLTPEEAEAHPQKNIITQSIGQKDEIQPDLGIMSLEPGDYIVINSDGLTNMISGSEIYDIVTSDISLEDKAATLVRFANNAGGLDNITVALIAIEEESK
- the pknB gene encoding Stk1 family PASTA domain-containing Ser/Thr kinase, giving the protein MIQIGKIFAGRYRIIKQIGRGGMADVYLAKDLILDGEEVAVKVLRTNYQTDPIAVARFQREARAMADLDHPHIVRITDIGEEDGQQYLAMEYVAGLDLKRYIKEHYPLSNEEAVRIMGQILLAMRLAHAKGIIHRDLKPQNILLTPDGTAKVTDFGIAVAFAETSLTQTNSMLGSVHYLSPEQARGSKATIQSDIYAMGIIFFEMLTGHIPYDGDSAVTIALQHFQKPLPSVIAENPSVPQSLENVVIKATAKKLTDRYQTVSEMYVDLLSSLSYNRRNEPKLVFEDTSKVDTKTLPKMSQSTLTAIPKVQPKEEAPQSQNPAKKAPGKEAVAKPVKKRRFKARYLVLLASFILVLASLFWIVSKTPATVEIPNVAGQTVAEAKEKLKKANFEIGEEKSEASDTVEEGRVIRTDPNAGSARKEGTKVNLIISSGQQSFKIGNYVGRKSTDVIAELKGKKVPENLIKVVEEESSETEAGLVMKQSLSEGTTYDLSKATEITLTVAKKVTTVPMPSYIGSSLEFTKNNLIQIVGVKEANIEVVEVSTAPEGTAEETVVSQSPKPGEGVDLNKTRIKISIYKPKTTTTTTNPLQVNPNRGETSPQIREPQTTTAPSSNVPSENHNGDH
- a CDS encoding threonine/serine exporter family protein codes for the protein MDESRKLNAVIDLIMLAGTILLRNGSEIYRVEDTMIRIAHSQGIMDCNVLAMPAAIFFSIENTNISRMKRVTSSSYNIEKVCDVNQISRQLVSGQLDLETAFIRLKELNTKPSPYTNVQLTVAATFSAPFFSIMFGGNVYDAIGAGVATIFAFTCSLYVEKFIRIPFMTAFAGALVFGLIAQFWARYSGFPSTADLVIAGAVMPFVPGIALTNAVRDIMTNHINSGMSKMFESLLVTLALGAGTSVALLLMN
- a CDS encoding threonine/serine exporter family protein, which translates into the protein MTLTTFLLQALASLLAIITFLIVLNVQRSMLIPGGVLGMSIWLLYLILKEPTNVILATFIAAVIGSCVSQIMSILYKTPAVVFALAILAPLVPGYLSYRTTSFFVTGDYGHAISSAMLVMMLALVISIGMASGTVLLKLYHYLKKNRAS
- a CDS encoding hydroxymethylglutaryl-CoA synthase, translated to MTIGIDKIGFATSQYVLKLQDLAETRGIDPEKLSKGLLLKELSIAPLTEDIVTLAASAGNSILTEEEKQEIDMVIVATESGIDQSKAAAVFVHGLLGIQPFARSFEIKEACYGATAALHYAKLHVENSPKSKVLVLASDIARYGVETPGEPTQGAGCVAMLISQNPRVMIFNNDNVAQTRDIMDFWRPNYSTTPFVNGVYSTQQYLDSLKTTWEEYQKRYDCNLNDFEAVCFHLPYPKLALKGLKKILDKSLPQEKKDLLQKHFDESIIYSQKVGNIYTGSLFLGLLSLLENSDSLKAGDKIALYSYGSGAVSEFFSVELVEGYEQQLQKNRLELLDQRQALSVADYERIFFEEANLDESGSATMSGYEGQDYALVEIVEHQRRYSKVEK
- a CDS encoding hydroxymethylglutaryl-CoA reductase, degradative; this encodes MKKNWNGFAKKSIQERLEFVKSQALTSMEAQESLEQNENLSIAVADQLSENVVGTFSLPYSVVPEVLVNGQEYTVPYVTEEPSVVAAASFASKIIKRAGGFTAQVHQRQMIGQVALYQVPDRDKACQAILSQKAELLEQANQAYPSIVKRGGGARDLRVEFISGESDFLVVYLHVDTQEAMGANMLNTMLEALKPSLEALSQGQSLMGILSNYATDSLVTATCRIAFRYLSRQKDEARELAEKMVLASQFAQADPYRAATHNKGIFNGIDALLIATGNDWRAIEAGAHAYASHDGSYKGLSRWTMDLETEELIGDLTMPMPVATKGGSIGLNPRVVISHELLGHPSAKELAQIIVSIGLAQNFAALKALVSTGIQHGHMKLQAKSLALLAGATEVEVPKLVESLIAEKTFNLEKAQTLLKHLRS
- a CDS encoding LacI family DNA-binding transcriptional regulator, which translates into the protein MVAKLTDVAKLAGVSPTTVSRVINKKGYLSEKTIQKVNDAMRELGYKPNNLARSLQGKSAKLIGLIFPKISHIFYAELIDKLEHELFKKGYKTIICNSEHDSEKEREYIEMLEANQVDGIISGSHNLGIEDYNRVTAPIISFDRNLSPDIPVVSSDNYAGGVLAAQTLAKTGAKSIIMITGNDNSNSPTGLRHAGFASILPKAPIINVSSDFSPLRKEMEIKNILTKQKPDAIFASDDLTAILIIKIAQELGISVPEQLKVIGYDGTYFIENFYPHLTTIKQPMEEIARLTVDLLLQKIEGKEVATTGYFLPVSLLPGKSI
- a CDS encoding sucrose-6-phosphate hydrolase, with amino-acid sequence MEWTTERRYRRYEDWTQEEIKQIQENMAQSPWHTSYHIEPKQGLLNDPNGFSYFDGKWVVFYQNFPFGAAHGLKSWVQLESDDLVHFSETGVKVLPDTPLDSHGAYSGSAMQFGDQLFLFYTGNVRDENWIRHPYQIGALVDKDGKIKKIDKILIDQPTDATDHFRDPQIFNFKGQYYAIVGGQDLEKKGFVRLYKAIDNDYTNWQEVGDLDFNNDRTAYMMECPNLVFVGEQPVLLYCPQGLDKKVLDYDNIYPNMYKIGASFDPENARMVDVSELHNLDYGFEAYATQAFNAPDGRALAVSWLGLPDVSYPSDRFDHQGTFSLVKELTIKDGKLYQYPVAAIKDLRASKEEFSNRFETKNTYELELNLEANSQSEIILLADKDGKGLSINFDLVNGQVTVDRSQAGEQYAQEFGTTRSCPIDNQAATVNIFIDNSVFEIFINKGEKVFSGRVFPHENQNGIVIKSGNPTGTYYELEYGRKTN